GGCTGGTGCCGGGGAGCGGCGGTCGGCCGCCGATAATCAGCGCGTTGCGCTCCAGCGGCTGCGAATCCGCCTGGCGATCCAACACCGCGAGGCCGCGAATCTGACGGAGAGTCCGAGTGCGCTTTGGTCGTCCAGACGTAGGCGTGACCAGACCCTCGCGATCAACCCCAGCCATATGGATTATCCCGCCCTGCTTGCCGAGGCGCTCGATCTCATCCACGCCTGCGGGTACGACCTCCGGCGGGCGGCCACGCTCCAAGGCGTCAGCCGAACGCAGATCATTAAGCTGCTCCGGCACCAGCCCGAGGCCCTGGCAACCGTCAATCAGGAGCGCCAAGGCCGGGGACGACCCCCGGTTAAGTAAAGCCGTGCGTTCTGTAGTGATTGTGACGGCGCACAGGCAACCATCGCCCAGCCCTAGGGGATTCCCGAGCATCGGTGCGGCTCAAGGTCCCGATATAGGACATAGGAGCCGTTTCAACATCGCTTGCGTGGAGACCGTGAATGCTGAGGGTGGATTTGCGTCGAGCACAAGAGGGAATGGCG
This Phycisphaeraceae bacterium DNA region includes the following protein-coding sequences:
- a CDS encoding peptide chain release factor-like protein — protein: MPDIFDVFDPDPRVMTHPAAIDPDSLLKQCDLLRAKRGGPGGQRRNKVETHVELVHRPTGIRAGAGERRSAADNQRVALQRLRIRLAIQHREAANLTESPSALWSSRRRRDQTLAINPSHMDYPALLAEALDLIHACGYDLRRAATLQGVSRTQIIKLLRHQPEALATVNQERQGRGRPPVK